The following proteins are co-located in the Candidatus Methanogranum gryphiswaldense genome:
- a CDS encoding flavodoxin family protein — translation MKVVAFNCSPRKEGNTCHMIRTVLDVLQNEGIETEIVQVGGNDLHGCRACGGCIRNKDGKCVLKDDILNECYAKMVKADGIIIGSPTYFADLTTEAKALIDRSGYVAKANGNPLRRKVGTSVCAVRRAGSIHVLDSINHFFTINEMVLVSSSYWNMSLSVAKGDYEKDEEGIRTMTVLGENMAWALKKLNQ, via the coding sequence ATGAAAGTGGTGGCTTTTAATTGCAGTCCTAGGAAAGAGGGCAACACATGTCATATGATAAGAACAGTTCTTGATGTTCTTCAGAATGAAGGCATTGAAACTGAGATCGTTCAGGTAGGTGGCAATGACCTTCATGGATGCAGAGCGTGTGGTGGATGTATAAGGAACAAGGACGGCAAATGCGTTCTTAAAGATGATATCTTAAATGAATGTTATGCGAAGATGGTCAAGGCAGACGGGATAATCATTGGTTCTCCAACATATTTCGCGGACCTTACTACTGAAGCCAAGGCGTTGATAGATAGGTCTGGATACGTAGCAAAGGCCAACGGTAATCCTTTGAGAAGAAAGGTCGGCACATCTGTATGCGCGGTCAGACGTGCAGGTTCAATACACGTATTAGATTCTATTAATCATTTTTTTACAATCAATGAAATGGTCTTAGTTAGTTCTTCATATTGGAACATGAGTCTTTCAGTTGCTAAAGGGGATTATGAGAAAGATGAGGAAGGTATTCGGACGATGACCGTGCTGGGTGAGAATATGGCATGGGCCTTGAAGAAGTTAAATCAATGA
- a CDS encoding alpha/beta hydrolase: MSMADINGIRYNYEIEGKGEPIVLISGYGGDAHFWKRAIELLSEKFTVITVDNRGSGRTECDLDFSIDDMADDIASLLDHLAINSANILGWSMGSHVAQNLGIRHPEKVRALILVSTYGYRPSRSAYILNAALSAMEKGAPDELFGHILNGLIYTEDFFNKKEKEQSDIKVSGINDAYKLRAQFKAIDLSDTTDRVSAITAPTLCLHGTKDIMVEICEGEKIANKIQTCKFIKLDGEGHLISPKLYIPYVIKFIEDHG, encoded by the coding sequence ATGTCGATGGCAGATATCAACGGAATTAGATACAATTATGAGATCGAAGGAAAAGGAGAGCCGATCGTTCTAATATCCGGATATGGAGGTGATGCTCACTTCTGGAAAAGGGCCATTGAGCTGTTGTCAGAAAAATTCACGGTGATAACCGTAGACAATAGAGGTTCGGGAAGAACAGAATGCGATCTTGACTTTTCAATTGATGATATGGCCGATGATATCGCATCTCTCCTTGATCACCTCGCAATTAATAGCGCCAATATCTTGGGATGGTCGATGGGGTCCCACGTCGCACAGAATCTTGGAATAAGGCATCCAGAAAAGGTAAGGGCCTTGATCTTGGTCTCCACCTACGGATACCGTCCATCTCGCTCAGCATATATCTTGAACGCTGCTCTTTCCGCAATGGAAAAAGGAGCACCGGATGAACTCTTCGGGCATATCCTTAATGGGTTGATCTACACCGAGGACTTCTTCAACAAAAAAGAAAAAGAACAATCGGACATAAAAGTATCTGGCATAAATGATGCATATAAACTTCGTGCACAATTTAAAGCAATTGACCTTTCAGACACTACTGACCGTGTCTCGGCAATAACCGCACCAACACTGTGCCTACATGGCACCAAGGATATAATGGTTGAAATTTGTGAAGGCGAAAAAATAGCTAATAAGATACAAACCTGTAAATTCATCAAATTAGACGGAGAAGGACACCTCATTTCGCCAAAACTTTACATACCATACGTGATAAAATTCATTGAAGATCACGGTTGA